Part of the Methanoregula sp. UBA64 genome, CAGATACTTATCCGGACTCAGGGAGTCCATGTAAAATCGATCTCCTTTGAGGGGATCCTGACCACCCGGCGCATCATCCTGGTGGACCGGATCAAGGGGGTCCTCCCCCCAAAGGAGATCCCGCTTTCCACCATCCAGTCCGTAGAACCCGGGGAGAATGCTATCCGGGACCAGGTGATCGCCCTCGGCGTGATCACAAGGACCGGCGGGGCCCGGCAGATGGTGCTCACCTTCTCCCGTGAAGGGGGAGGGAACCGGGCAAAGGAACGCGACGAATGGGTCCGCCAGATCGAGGCGCACCTCGGAGGGCCGTCGTTTGAACCGGTGGCGCAACCGGCACCGGTCAGGAGCATTCCCCCGCAGTACGGGGCCCCGGGCGCGTACGCCCCTTCCGGCTACCCCGCCCCCGCACAGCCCCGTGCCGAACCCCCGACGGCCATGCCCGCTCCCGAACCCGCACCTGCTCCCCAGGAGACTATCCTTGGAACCTATTGTACCAAATGCGGCACGAAGGTACCGGAGAATTCGGCCTTCTGCAACAAGTGCGGGACACGTATCATGAGGCCCGGGGAAACCGCACCTGCCGCGGCCCCGGCACCTGCGGCAGTACAGAAAGCGCGTCCGGTCGAGCGGGAGATGCAGTCCGTTGAACCGCTGATGGAGAGATCGACCGTCTCGGCACCGCGGGATCCCCTCCGCACCCCTCCGCAGGCACCGCCCGCCCGGCCATACACCGCCCCGACGCCGGTTGCTGCTCCCCCGGCCACGCCGGCGGCGCATGCTGCCCCGGCACCGGCAAAGAAGGAGAAGAGACGGTTTATGCCCAAACTCTTCTCCCCAAAAGACCTGCCGCCGACTCCGCTTGTCCAGACGTCCGCAAAACCGCCCGCTCCCAAAAAGCCGTCCAATAAGAAGAAGATCCTTCTTATTGCCGGCGTTGTTATCGTGCTCCTTGTCGTTGTCGTCGGGGCAGTAGTTGTCCTACCAAAGACGGGACTGCTCACCGGCCTCTTCCATGGATCGACGAGTAGCGGATCCAGCGGCGCCGCAGCAACGGCAACCGTTACCGCAAAAACCACGTCATCAGCAGGATCTGCGGCCGGTGTCGTTGCTGCAACGCTGACACCGGTTTCAGTCCCCCAGAGCGGCGTATTTGTCTATGTAAACTATATCGGCGGATGGAAGGGTACCTATGGAACGGCAAACGAGACGTTCAAGGCCACGAACTCCGGCGAACGCATCATGGAAGTGGTGAATGCAACCGGACCGGTCTCTGCATCGTTCGGGAAACAGGACGGCTCCAGCCACGGACTTACCGTCACGATCTACAAGAACGGCAAAGCACTGACAACCGGGACCTCCACTGCGGCAAACGGCCAGGTAACCCTCTCCGTGGATACCGTTACCGGCGTTGCACAGCAGCCGGTGGTCAGCGGGGGCAACAGTGCCGCCGTAACAACGACGGTTGCGGCTGCCACGAACACTACGGTAAAAACAACGACAAGCGCTACGGCAAACGTGACCGCAGCAAAAACAACTGCAAAATAGACCCCTCGTTAATCGCACGAGATACCGGGGAATCCCCCGGTACTTTTTTTATTTTGCCTTTTTTTAGATCCCCGGTCCCCCTAAATCATGGTAGAGCCATCATCGCGGGGCAGGCGGGATTGTCCGCATCCTCCCTAACGGGCAGTGTCCCTGGCCGGCGAGACCATGACCGGTTCAGCGGAGTTTATATGTCCGACGCCAGAACATAGGTTAAGAAGAGAATACCATGGCTGAAGGCAAACCTATCCCCCCGAAGGGTGCAGAGACCCTGGATCGCCAGGGTACCGATATGCTGGTACAGACGTTCCATTCAGACGCAGATCCGGCTATCCGGAGATATGCCGTCTATCTCCTCGGAAAATCCGGCGATCCCCTGGCCCTGCGGCCCCTGGTCGAAGCGCTTGCCGATCCGGAAAAAACCGTGCGGGAGCAGGCCATGCTCTCGCTCGTGGACTCCGGGAGATCCGCGATCACTCCCCTGACCGATGCCCTGGCAAAAGATCCCAAATGGGAGGCACGGTACCGTGCTGCCGAGGCCCTCGGAAAACTTGCCGACGAAGAGGTCCTTATGCCCCTTATCCGGGGGTTAAACGACAAACGCGACCATGTCCGTTACATGGCGGCAAAGGGGCTTATGATGCTCGGGGACTCCCGCGCCATCGAACCGTT contains:
- a CDS encoding zinc ribbon domain-containing protein; translation: MDDPALQGDEQILIRTQGVHVKSISFEGILTTRRIILVDRIKGVLPPKEIPLSTIQSVEPGENAIRDQVIALGVITRTGGARQMVLTFSREGGGNRAKERDEWVRQIEAHLGGPSFEPVAQPAPVRSIPPQYGAPGAYAPSGYPAPAQPRAEPPTAMPAPEPAPAPQETILGTYCTKCGTKVPENSAFCNKCGTRIMRPGETAPAAAPAPAAVQKARPVEREMQSVEPLMERSTVSAPRDPLRTPPQAPPARPYTAPTPVAAPPATPAAHAAPAPAKKEKRRFMPKLFSPKDLPPTPLVQTSAKPPAPKKPSNKKKILLIAGVVIVLLVVVVGAVVVLPKTGLLTGLFHGSTSSGSSGAAATATVTAKTTSSAGSAAGVVAATLTPVSVPQSGVFVYVNYIGGWKGTYGTANETFKATNSGERIMEVVNATGPVSASFGKQDGSSHGLTVTIYKNGKALTTGTSTAANGQVTLSVDTVTGVAQQPVVSGGNSAAVTTTVAAATNTTVKTTTSATANVTAAKTTAK
- a CDS encoding HEAT repeat domain-containing protein; its protein translation is MAEGKPIPPKGAETLDRQGTDMLVQTFHSDADPAIRRYAVYLLGKSGDPLALRPLVEALADPEKTVREQAMLSLVDSGRSAITPLTDALAKDPKWEARYRAAEALGKLADEEVLMPLIRGLNDKRDHVRYMAAKGLMMLGDSRAIEPLIILLADENRVVRMMTARALSAIGGERGHRALEAALSSEQDEEVKNVLREALQ